Proteins encoded in a region of the Triticum dicoccoides isolate Atlit2015 ecotype Zavitan chromosome 3A, WEW_v2.0, whole genome shotgun sequence genome:
- the LOC119272918 gene encoding chaperone protein ClpB1-like, whose protein sequence is MYNARPIRRWVKKNVITKLSELLVHEEAGEGSAIHIDAMGDKDLKYEVVKKTTVNPQEDKDVNHRRRLKRQSGHQFPDKAIDLIDEVVSRWTGIPVTSLDQEENNKLIHLVDRLPERVIGQDEAINSVAQALLRSRVGLDQSGQPIGSFLFLGSTGVGKTELAKAPAEQLFDSEKMLVRFDMSEYVEAHSVSRLIGAPPSYVGHENGGQLTEKVRKHPYSVILLDEVEKAHPSVFNVFLQVLDDGMLTDGLGQIVDFKNTIIIMTSNLGAEHLSTGMANKKETKGLLMKQVEKYFKPEFVNKLSEIVIFEPLMQEKLKLKEIVKIQIKKVVASVACKGISLSTSDVPLDVILSESYNPMYGARPIRRWVQKNVITKLSELLVHEETGEGSAIHIDAMGDKDLTYEVVKKTTVNPQEDKDRPGAGTMSLPAISRSTIRHAWLRKALVRGACV, encoded by the exons ATGTACAACGCTAGGCCTATAAGAAGATGGGTGAAAAAGAATGTGATCACTAAGCTCTCGGAGCTCCTAGTCCATGAAGAAGCTGGTGAAGGCTCAGCGATCCACATTGATGCTATGGGTGACAAGGATCTGAAGTATGAAGtggtgaagaagacgacggtgaACCCGCAAGAAGATAAAGATGTAAACCATAGGCGGCGGCTAAAGAGACAAAGTG GTCATCAATTTCCTGATAAGGCAATAGATTTGATTGACGAG GTCGTGAGCAGATGGACAGGAATTCCTGTGACTTCACTTGATCAAGAGGAAAATAATAAGTTAATACACTTAGTTGATAGACTGCCTGAGCGAGTTATTGGCCAAGATGAAGCCATCAACTCAGTTGCGCAAGCCTTGTTACGTTCCAGAGTCGGTCTTGATCAATCTGGCCAACCCATAGGTTCTTTCCTATTTTTGGGTTCCACTGGTGTTGGAAAGACAGAGCTTGCAAAAGCCCCTGCCGAGCAACTATTTGACAGTGAAAAGATGTTGGTCCGCTTTGATATGTCTGAGTATGTTGAGGCCCATTCTGTGTCGCGTCTCATTGGAGCACCCCC TAGTTATGTCGGGCACGAAAATGGTGGGCAACTGACTGAGAAAGTGAGGAAACATCCATATAGTGTCATCCTTTTGGATGAGGTGGAGAAGGCACATCCTTCGGTGTTTAATGTTTTCCTCCAGGTCCTTGATGATGGCATGTTGACCGATGGCTTAGGCCAGATAGTAGATTTCAAGAACACCATCATTATCATGACCTCAAATCTGGGAGCCGAGCACCTATCAACAGGAATGGCAAACAAAAAGGAAACGAAAGGCCTTCTCATGAAACAG GTTGAGAAATATTTCAAGCCCGAATTCGTCAACAAATTAAGTGAGATTGTGATATTCGAGCCCCTTATGCAAGAGAAGTTGAAGTTGAAGGAGATTGTGAAAATTCAGATAAAAAAAGTCGTTGCTAGTGTCGCTTGCAAGGGTATCTCTTTATCCACAAGTGACGTCCCACTAGATGTCATTCTATCGGAATCATACAATCCA ATGTACGGCGCTAGGCCTATAAGAAGATGGGTGCAAAAGAATGTGATCACCAAGCTCTCGGAGCTCCTAGTCCATGAAGAAACTGGTGAAGGCTCAGCGATCCACATTGATGCTATGGGTGACAAGGATCTGACCTATGAAGtggtgaagaagacgacggtgaACCCGCAAGAAGATAAAGAT AGACCTGGTGCCGGTACAATGTCGCTGCCGGCCATCTCACGATCGACAATTCGACATGCATGGCTGCGCAAGGCATTAGTCCGCGGCGCGTGCGTGTAA